ATTCCTTCAGAGTCAAATTGAGGTGACGTTTCTATTCTCTTTCAATATTTTGGGCAACAGCTCTTGAGTTTCGGTGATGAGTCTTTTGTTTCTAAACATTCTTCTTCATTGATCCCCCTTGAATTATGCAGGCCCTAAGTCTGCCGTACTTGGGCAGTGGATCTGGAACCACGAGGCAACAACACCCTGTAAGAAACCTACCTACCTACAtcttcatctctctctctctctctctctctctctctctctctctctctctctgtgtgtgtgtgtgtgtgctctctctcgctctagatatatatacatatatatatacacacatctTTTGTGTCTTTGTGTGAATGTGGTGTTTATGTATATGATATCTAACTAGAAAAGAACATGTGCAAGTGAgcatgatttataatttatatgaattttttatcacACTTTTGTATTAACCACATtgatgttataaaaaataagttatcaTTGTGCAttcttttttagattaaaaactataattaaattaaattataagtaaaaaataggaccatatatatacaatacttgTGTGGATCTAACGTCACTAGATAACAACGGACgtgtgataaatattttttcatcatttatattatatacaattatacatatatatatattgtattgcAATTGTCATTCCGcataactatttttaatagatttttttctaatttttacatgtattttttctcaaagCCAACATCATTCCATTAtctttgtttattaaatttttttataagtccaaaatttttattaacttattatttcgtatacttttttcatataaaaaaatcccgaataattaaaaatacataatttttttatattttaaacaattttcaaaaaaaatattatgcataCACTTGGAATGTGACTTATCAACTTTcaagtttgaaattatagattgTCTAAAGAATATGAAAACTTTTTCAGGTTCAAGGGGAGAGGAATTGTTTATTTCCAGAGGACTCTGGccaggtatatatatatgctttattGGATCCATTACCTCCTCAAAAGACTTTCCCGGGGAGCTCCATTTGTGATTGCTTCTTAATTTCAAACCTTccagatttaattaattattaatgtcTCAACTTTTCTGCAAAGAATTTGAACTGCAGAAAGCAGTAGCTTTTCAGCATTATTCTCcactttttaataattgagccccttcaatatataaattatctttaattccCCTCTGAATCTGAAAAATTACCTAGTCTTTGCTCTTcttctcattatttatttctctGTTTGTGCAGCTGATGAATGAAAACTGCATAAAGAGGAAAGGAATATCTGAGGTActatagttaaatattttgcCTTTATTTGGTTCTATCTTTATGTTTTGTTACTTTGATAACATGGAaaggaaaattacaattttggttcGGTATTAAAGGAGgtagcaattttggtcctgctataaatttaatttaatagttcGACCCTACAATTTTAAAGATTTAACGcattaagaacaaaattcGACGCACATTACACTTTGGACATCTGGGTTCATGTGAGGAGGGCATTCTGAATTCCAGTTAGGTTTTCAATTTAGGGCGGGTTTTATCCTtctgccaattttttttaaaattacagagtTTAATAtgccaaattaattccaacaGGACTACAATTGTCATGCCTTATAGTTGTCTTCACTATTTTCTCAATAACTCAGTAAAAagattacttttttttttttttctgacaaagttttacatataaatattttggtgccattaatttatagaaaaaattgcaattttgaccCCTAACTATAATGGGGTGATAATTAGTTCAATTGGAATTCAATTCGATAATTAATCCCAATAATTTGGAATAACTGGCATATTTAGTAAGCAAAAAGTCagttaaaattgcaattatttgaCTAGAATTTTGGCATATATAATGTGAGGCGCACGTACCAAATTTCAACtaaattaacaattttcaATGAGTTCATTACCCTCAAATGtatcaatttctttaaattgcATGGTCTAATTGTTAGATTGGGTTCTAACAAGGACTAAAATTAgcataattgcaatttttcccaACATGGGGATTAtgtatttagtttttgttgACTTTTTTCTTGATGGGATTGTAGGAATGTGATGAAGAAGCAAAGAAGGATTTGAGGAGTAGAGGGCTGTGCCTGGTTCCAATATCTTGCACACTTCACGTGGGGAGTGACAATGGAGCTGATTACTGGGCTCCAGCGTTTGGTGCAAACTTTCGATAAAAACTAATGATGAGAGAATGCACACCAGAAAACTGTCATAAGAAATGATATAACATCACGAGCAGTCAATCTGCTAAAGAAAATCGAAGGCTGACTGCTTCTGATGCTATGCGTTTTCTTCAGATTATATGTGCGTAGAACTTAACTAGCAGCTTCAATTAATGTCATTAATTCGAATTCGTGTGAGCTCCTCACCATGAACATATATTAGTTAATTCAATTCGAATTTGAGTTCGACGTGCTGACAATATCAGTTCATGCTTTGTTTCGAcggtattatatatatagattattatGGCAGATTTGAAGTTTCTATTCGAATCTTGtatagcattttttattcCCATAAATTAAGCTTATTTTATCTTTGGTCCCATTTATTATGGGATTAAAAGATCACATAACTTACAAACACAACAAGAAAACAGGGTATCAGAGAAGCCAAAGCGATGAAAAGGGGAATAGCCCCCACCCAGGCAATTTTCATCTAGCTAGGGCTATTGGCGGTGTGCAGAACAGGTGAGAAGTTTACAACAGAGTTTAGTCAATTATCACGGATGAAAAAGAGGGGGATTCTATTTTCTACGGCTTGGTTAggacaaaaacagaaaaataccAACACTAATGGGGGTGAACCCAACAGGCGCTCGAAACCGCCGATAAGGGTTAGAAGGGCTGCTAGGTAGGTCGATGGGACTTAAACCAGAAGAGAAGCCTATTCTTCTTAAGGGGATTTGGATATTCTTTCGGAGCTAATACCCAAAAAACCTTTGGCCCAATAGCTAGAGGCCCAATAGCTAGAGGCCTACCCACCTACTTGGGCCTAGCAACCTCCTACCCACCTGAAATCCAGCTTACAAGCTATCCACTTAAAGGCCTTGTCTGATGGTCCAACTAGAAACCATCTACCTAAATGCCCAATTGCTAGTACAACTATGATTATTAGGCCGACTTGGGGAGTCCAACTATTACTTGAAGGCCCACTCCATGGTCCAACTGAGACCGTTAGCCCTACTCGACAACCCAGCTTAGGTTACCCACCAAGAACCCCAAAAACTCGTAGAATATGCATCCCCTAGAGGTCAAAGACTTATCCCCCGCAACACCACTAGACGCCCAGTTATTGACCGATTATATAGTTGTTCTACATATcataacatcaattttttgtttaattacaATAAGTGAGGTGGAGTGTTTTCTAAAAACCTCTATTTTCAATTAGCATCATCAACCCATAAAATGTCTTGTGTTGCCCCCTAGGCCCTGCAAGGAGGTGGCACGAGAGCAACAAATCGATACACCTCAACTCTATGCTTGTGGTGTGTTGAGTAAGATATTCTGTACAAGTAGTCAAGtacaaagtaaattataagtttttttatgatcCGGGAAACAAGATATTAAAGGCAAATCAACCCTATATATTGGTTACAAAATCATGTCTGTGAAAGAACCTCAATTGCCCAACAGAATATTGTTCTATTGGAAATGCTATACTTATAGATCTTTTCGGGCCAGCTAGAGGTACCTGCTACAGTTCTACAAATGCTTTGGTCGATTGTTATTTGGAACGAATCGCCACAAGTCCACAGCTACATCAAcctcctttttcttgtgaAATTTGTAGAGTTGGGGCACATCAAAATGAAGCTACAGAAAGACAAGTTTTTCAAGGATTCTCATAAGTTGGTGCGAGTTATTTTTGCTATGGATGCTAAAATCACCAAATTAAAGAATGCAGGATCAGCAGACTGTGCTAAAATATGCCACTAGGGAACAGTAAGTCAAGATGAGGTACCTCACATAGAACCTCGGCAGTGCTTGCATTATATTCTCTTAACGCAGTTCTTTTGATGTGCTGcagtaagaaaaatattaggtagatatttaattaaatgacaGCATATTTAGCTCGAGTTTCCTTCACATTCTACTAAAGATAGTAGAGAAATATCATGGTATGCtaaaattgtagaaatttAGCAGATGACAATTAGgcaaaaattggataaaactGCACATAGAACATAAGATGGAAACCAGATGAAGCTCACATCTGTTAAAATCATCATACAATATCGTAGAGATAGGAACAGTCATCATGCATGCACGACAGAATATGTCCATGGAAATCTAATGGTGAGAGGTGTATAAGAGCAAAGAAATTAAGTACATTCCTAACTATTGCACAAATAGATACCTTGTGTCATATATCCTATGCCTTATGTTTTTGCTATTAGCTTTTGGAAACATTTCATGTTGGGGGCAGATGATGTAGTAAACTATAAACAAAGAGCAGAAAAGTAGGACTTCAAAGTGTGAATTAATGGGCCAGCCGACTTCAAACCATCTAGGTTAGATGCTTCTGAAAGATCCCTAATCATAATCAAATAATGCACAATCATAAGAAAGTCTAAGTGACATCAACAGGAACATAAGATTTACTGTGCAACAGACCAGGGAACCATATGCTGCactaaaattttacaattcaaaaatttatgtggagGACATTGAAGAGGTACATGAAGCAAAGTGATCGAGAATGACAACTCCCATAGCCTCTAGcttttattgtattaattttaacctTAAAATTCCAGTGATCCTCTTCTTTTGTAATCTTTAACTACTGTTTCCATGGTTTTGGATATTTCGATCATACTTTGGTATCTAACTATTTTGCTCAGAAGTGCCATTACATTTCCTGTTGCATCCATTTCCCTCATAAACCAAAGTTAGCTCCAAGGTATCCATTTCAGTGGAGAGAATCTTCAGTTGATTCAGGTAAGGGAATAAAGCTCAATCCCATGATCCATGAAAGTGCTaagatagaaaaaagaaatgagagaATTAATTCTTCATAAACCAACAGTCTCATTTTGCCAGCCGGATAGGATAAAATACAAAGATAATCACAATAGCAGCACCAGGAAAAAAGCAGTTGCACCAGAGAACTAGACTAGGAGCGAAGGCAGAACTCAATATTTACATAGAAGCAAAAAGTCATTAGACCCAACAACCAGGCGATACATAAGGAGAACTAAATATTGCACAAAGGTTGTAATCAAACTTGCAACTCCAAATAACAAGCATCATGAGGCAAGAGAGGGAAGAAccaatatttgatttatttgcaATATGAATAATGAAATTGTACCCTTATTCCAGaagaaattttttgatataacatttaatggagaaacaataaaataatcaaacgTTCCAAATAAAGCGATCTAACATCTCTTGTTGTGGTCTTGTGCAAGGAATAAATTGCTCCAGAAGCCACCTGACATCAATTTGTCAATTTGTCAGAGAAGTAAGACAAATGCATGAAGCAAAATAGAAGGTGATATATCCATTAAAGCATCATGGATAAATCAGAATGTAGTTCATGATTGCACCTTCAAAGCCATAGACAGAAAATCCATGTCAGCTCCTTTCTTCCTCGTCCCAAAAGGAGGATTCATTACTACAGTATCAATAGCTCGATCTGTGCAAACTTCAAGAGCAGTTGTCAGCATTTTGATTTACTTCTCATCCAGGATGTCTACCTATAACAAAGATGCTTTGATGGCTGCATTTTCACTTATAGAATGGAAACATTTTTTGTCCAGTCCCAAGTATATGAGAGCTTCCCGTTATATTCCCATAATAACTTTTGGATCAACCATCACATTTcatcttaaatttaattactataatgtGAATCTTTTTGTTTCCTGGTGGGAGGGAATTTCTTCAGGAAGAATTACCTGACAATCTTAAGTTCCTGATATCACATTGAATGAAATCCATGTCTAACTGCAAGTTAAATTCATCAAGAAAAGTAAAGAGTCGTATAATAGTGCGAAATGTCTAATACAGACGGACTCTGAGATGAATTATAAACTAGAACTTAAGACCTAATTGAATGACAAAATTAGGACAAAACAGCACCCAGAAGATATCATAGATTAAGCAAAATAAACAACAGCataatcacataatatattgtttttgaTCCAAGTACCTCTAGCTCATCTGCATTTAAGGATGCAATTTCAATAGACTCCGCAGCAATATCAAAGCCAATAACATGCCTGGTCAATGAAAAGAAGCATCAATAAGCCTCATGATACACAACATAACTGGCCACAAAACCTGCACACGTCCTAACTCACCAGGAAGCAGATTAAAGAGAAACCAATTACTTACTCTGCACCCAAAAGACCAGCAGCCAGTCCAAGTGTACCGCACCCACAACCAAAATCTGCCACCACCTTATCCGACACATCCCCAAAGGAATTCTCTGCCTGAATTATGCTAAAGGATGGAATCTCTAAGTACCCATAAAGGAACTATTAACAATATTGAAAACACACTGACAACCAAAAAGTGCATCAATATAGTATATGACCAAAAAAGGCACTTGAGAGaattagagaaaaagagaataatCGGGTGTAGAGAATATTTACGGTGTAGAGCAACCGAGACGCAATGTGGGGTCCAGTTGGATATTGTTCCAGTTCAATCTGTTACACAATTAGAGGATGCCATTGCACTTAGCATACAGCAGTAGTCTTGTACAAAGCAAATATAATAAGCAGCAAAAGAGCACAGAATAAGATTTacagagcgagagagagaaagagagaccTTTGGATTTTCGGACTGTTGAAGGGAACCAAGAAGGCCGTCTAACTGTTTCAGCTTCATCTTCAATTTGGGGCAGCTCAGTGCGCGTCTCACATTCAGAAGACAGGAAGGTTTTGGAGTGCAGAGCCCTAATTGGGAAAGAAATTGTAAATCAGTAATATAACATGGCTGGAAAATGAGTGAGGACCATATTTGgcctaattaaataataataaaatttcataaaaataaggtAAAACTAAAAGTAATAAACTATTTGGCCATAATGCTGCCCCTTTCCAGGGGAAAAGAGGCAGCATTGCTGCTTCTCTTAACTCGTTACAATGCTACCCCTGTAACagaaaaaaacagagaaagaaaCTGCCTCTATTTACCTTATAGATgtacaaaaaagaagaaaaaaatctcCACTTATATCTATAATTCAATAGTtaacttcaaaaatatttcttaaatccATGAATACACCAAAATAATGATCTAAAAAACATTGTTCAACTAAAGTGAATAAACTCTTATAAACATATGTTtcacaatattaattttgatacaaTAAAGAAAGAGTTTTGCTTCTCTTCGCAATGTAATGCAACTTTGCCTATCCAATCCGGATAATTATACAGAAACCATGTGTAAGCAAATCAAGTTTAACTCCATCAAGAGTTTTGAACCTTATATTGTTGCACAAATGACAAGGACAATGAATCAAGTTGTCTGGACCCATcacattttcttttgcaaAGTTGAGAAAGAACTCTACACCTTTAATGTACGACTCAGAAAAGGTATTTGTCTCACTCGTCCAACTTTTATCCATGACCTTGTACCTAAAAATGACATGTTTACATctatacatattaaaaaaaatatttctagtATTTAAGTCTTTGAAGATagtgaacaaaatattatgaaagtTATCAACTATAACGGTTCTCTAGCATATGtcaattttcattattgtCATTCCCAGAGGCATCTCCTAAAACTGCACCatgaaaatacattttaaataatctaGATCATTATCAAGAAATGTACAACTAGTAATTAGAGAACTCTAGACAGAGGTTGGATCAGAAAACTAGAGGCAGCCTCTAGTTTTCTGATCCAACCTCTGTTTAGACTTTAGAGGTTGTTTCTGCTGCAAATTTTATCTAGCAGAAACAAGCATCAGCCTCCGATATAATGCAGAAACAGCCCCTGTTCTGTTTCACcccaaatttcacaaaaaatcaacaaaaaattccaaatttcaCCCCACCCACGCGCATATAGCTGAAACTAACCATCAAAATCACAACCTACACACTTGAAAGCAGATAAAGCAACTAATGATTATCATGTGCAAATAATGAATTGAATGTGAGAATTGACACAGTAACTTCATTTACCACAGAATATTTTGGGCGTAAATAGATGAAATTACCTGTAGTAGAGTAATCAATTTGTGCCGACCAAGAAAACCCACCGATACTACTAAAATCCACAACCTAAAcacttagaaaaaaaaagataaatcaaCTAGTGATTATAATatgcaaagaaaaaattcaaggtTAGAATTGACATAGTAACTTCATCTACAACGAAATAAATCATTTGGGTGGCAAAAGATGAAATTACCGTATCAGTTTTGCACCAAAGAAACCCACCGCCTTTGACGAGATTCGGATGGAAACTTGGAACTTTGTATGGTAATCTCAATGGCGTAATCACTTGCAAAGATGAAGGTgtaaagagagaaagagaaatcGGTCTTGgttgaagaaagagaaagggaaaaggaaaataacGATAAACGAGAAGGGAGATTTGATGgaagaataaaaagaatattatgtaattttagataGTTTTTAGgttgtgtatatatgtgacaaatttaattcctcatattaatttattaaaaatagaaaaaaatgaaaaatttaaaaagacttaaaaagtttttatagggaataaattaagaaaagtgGGAAATATGTAATGTGAGGAAAACAAAGTTGTCacattttatcaatatttattgtgaggaaattatacatatttgtgacaaataaaatttctttacGACAGATGCATGCtataatgagaaaattaaaagtggtcacaatttgtattatataatgtgACGAAAATTTATCTCCTcgcatttaatatattatatatgataaaatttaatttcctcacataaaaagatattttttttgtattgtccCTCCTATAttgttgtaaatttgaaattatataagtggaatataacaaagaatcatgtctattataaatgagtagcCTTTTCGTATTCTTTAATAAATCCGTCATGGGTTGATGTATCTCTAAGTAGCCTTGGTAGCCTAAATTTTCTTGGAGTCCATCTGAATCTCCCCTCTCCACAATGTGTCCAAAAAACTGATAGTCTCATAAGCAAACGAGCATTTCGGCACCTTCACATAGAACTCGTGCTCGAGGAGTATCACCAGAACCTGCCGCAGATTCTCTACGTGTTTGGCCAAGGTTCTACTCTAGATAACAATATCATCCTAGTTGTACACCACCACAAACTCGTCAACAAACTGTGGAGTATCTGGTTCATCAGAGTGCTAAAGGTTGCTGGAGTGGTTGTCAGGCCGAAAACCATGACAAGAAACTCGAAAGCTCTATACCTCATTACCACTATTGTCTTCACGTCAttgctcttttatttcaacttgCCAATAGCCCGACCTCAAGTCTCTATCTTCGTAAAAATATTTCGCCTGGCTTAGATGGTCGAAGCAATTTGTTACAAGTGGTATAGGGTATTTATTCTTCATAGTGATTTTATTTAGCGCTCGATAGTGTCAACACATACGTAAGGAACCGTCGGCCTTCTTTTGGAACAGCACATGTCCCACCATACAATTACTTAGTGGGCTTGATAATGCCACTCTCCAACATATCCTTCAATTGCTTCCTAAGCTCCAAGCTCAGGCTGTGACATTCTATATAGTGCCCTGGCGGGAGGTTTCGTGCCAGGTACCAACTCGATTTCGTGATCCACTGTCCTCTTCAGTGGTAGATTCGGAGGTAACTAGTCTGGCATCACATCCTCGAACTCCTTCAACAACTTTTTTAATCACGCTAGGGATGAGCCTTGACGCTTATTCAATTTCCTCAAATCAAATGGTGCACAATTAGGATGGTTCATTCCGCTTGCACCCCTTCTCGAACTGCATTGCCGAAAGATTTTTCTCGCCAGTCCGCCCGGCCAGTGTGGGGATGATATAAGGTTTGATTCTCAGCATCATAAATGAATCAACATGCTAATTAAGGTATGTGTATCTCTCAAAAACTCAAGCCTAAGGATGAGCTTGAAATCATCCATCACCACAACAGAAATATTGGTTTTGCTCTTGAAAGGACCAATCTTGGTCAGCACAGATTTGGCCACACTAGCAATAGGTTATCGGTCAAGTTAAACACTTTCACCCAACTAACTCCCTTCCCTAACATGAGCCCGAATCCCTCCACTTTGGCGCTTGCAAGGTAGTTGTGGGTAACTCTAGTATTGATCATGGCACGGATTGGCTTACCATGGATCTTCACATCAAATAACATTAGCCATTTCTTCTTAGATGTTCGGGGCtgtgttttcttttcagaatGGCTCCCAATTAGAGTCGGTACAGTCTTTCTTGCCCGGGGTGGCATCGTCTTCTTACATCTACTTGATGGGACAATGTGTTGCACCATTGAGAGATGACACCCATGTTGTCATAGTTCTCCTTCGGTTCA
This Sesamum indicum cultivar Zhongzhi No. 13 linkage group LG5, S_indicum_v1.0, whole genome shotgun sequence DNA region includes the following protein-coding sequences:
- the LOC105162077 gene encoding methyltransferase-like protein 5 isoform X2, giving the protein MKLKQLDGLLGSLQQSENPKIELEQYPTGPHIASRLLYTAENSFGDVSDKVVADFGCGCGTLGLAAGLLGAEHVIGFDIAAESIEIASLNADELELDMDFIQCDIRNLRLSDRAIDTVVMNPPFGTRKKGADMDFLSMALKVASGAIYSLHKTTTRDHIKRTALREYNASTAEVLCELHFDVPQLYKFHKKKEVDVAVDLWRFVPNNNRPKHL
- the LOC105162077 gene encoding methyltransferase-like protein 5 isoform X1, producing the protein MKLKQLDGLLGSLQQSENPKIELEQYPTGPHIASRLLYTAENSFGDVSDKVVADFGCGCGTLGLAAGLLGAEHVIGFDIAAESIEIASLNADELELDMDFIQCDIRNLRLSVCTDRAIDTVVMNPPFGTRKKGADMDFLSMALKVASGAIYSLHKTTTRDHIKRTALREYNASTAEVLCELHFDVPQLYKFHKKKEVDVAVDLWRFVPNNNRPKHL
- the LOC105162077 gene encoding methyltransferase-like protein 5 isoform X3, encoding MKLKQLDGLLGSLQQSENPKIELEQYPTGPHIASRLLYTAENSFGDVSDKVVADFGCGCGTLGLAAGLLGAEHVIGFDIAAESIEIASLNADELELDMDFIQCDIRNLRLSVCTDRAIDTVVMNPPFGTRKKGADMDFLSMALKVASGAIYSLHKTTTRDVRSLYLERLIILLFLH